A single genomic interval of Microbacterium hydrocarbonoxydans harbors:
- a CDS encoding histidine phosphatase family protein produces MVASRLHLVRHGEVHNPKRVLYGRLPDYHLSRAGRKMASAASDHIASLDRSVAGLYSSPLERAQESAEPFAEHFGLTPEIDIRLIEPTNVFEGTQMRRSLLNPVNWWHLRQPSLPSWGEPYASIAERMLGMMAEAWRSVDDGDLVMVSHQAPIWITHLRVAGLPLRHDPRTRRCALSSVTSFELVGDVWREVDYAEPAATGGAVDVGAV; encoded by the coding sequence ATCTGGTCCGCCACGGTGAGGTGCACAATCCGAAGCGTGTGCTGTACGGCCGGCTGCCCGACTACCACCTGAGCCGCGCGGGGCGGAAGATGGCGAGCGCCGCCTCCGACCACATCGCGAGCCTGGATCGCTCGGTGGCCGGTCTCTATTCCTCGCCGCTGGAGCGCGCACAGGAATCCGCCGAGCCCTTCGCAGAGCACTTCGGCCTCACGCCGGAGATCGACATCCGACTCATCGAGCCCACCAACGTGTTCGAGGGTACGCAGATGCGCCGCTCGCTGCTGAACCCCGTCAACTGGTGGCATCTGCGTCAGCCGTCGCTGCCGAGCTGGGGCGAGCCGTATGCATCGATCGCCGAGCGGATGCTGGGGATGATGGCCGAGGCCTGGCGCTCCGTCGATGACGGCGATCTCGTGATGGTCTCGCATCAGGCGCCGATCTGGATCACGCACCTGCGGGTCGCGGGTCTGCCTCTCCGGCACGACCCGCGTACCCGCCGCTGCGCGCTGTCGAGCGTCACCTCGTTCGAGCTGGTCGGCGACGTCTGGCGTGAGGTCGACTACGCCGAACCCGCAGCGACGGGTGGCGCCGTCGACGTCGGCGCGGTCTGA